A DNA window from Bradyrhizobium barranii subsp. barranii contains the following coding sequences:
- a CDS encoding transcriptional regulator GcvA, whose amino-acid sequence MRPRLPPLNALKAFEAAARHESFTRAAEELCVTQGAVSHQVKALETELAIKLFSRERQRLIITEAGRDYLAVIRDALDRIAAGTERLLQRQNAGVLTVSTSPDFAAKWLVHRLGHFAEAHSGIDLRVSATMHHVDFAREEVDLAVRHGDGNWPGLDATRLCTERLFAVCSPKLLSGRRRIGGVADILRFPLIHLDSRSDWANWLRGVGIDDADVTHGPVLNRASMVIDAAINGQGIALARTTLGAWDLINGRLALPFPESVPLSKSYWIVCPKATASLPKIATFRDWLLAEASSDLRLLKSVTGTPKAARRR is encoded by the coding sequence GCACTAAAGGCCTTCGAAGCCGCAGCCCGCCACGAGAGCTTCACGCGGGCCGCCGAAGAGCTGTGCGTCACGCAAGGTGCGGTGAGCCATCAGGTCAAGGCGTTGGAAACGGAGCTCGCCATCAAGCTGTTCAGCCGCGAGCGCCAGCGCCTGATCATCACGGAAGCGGGCCGCGACTATCTCGCGGTGATACGCGATGCGCTGGACCGAATTGCCGCGGGTACGGAGCGGCTGTTGCAGCGACAGAACGCAGGCGTGCTCACGGTCAGCACCTCCCCGGATTTTGCCGCCAAATGGCTGGTGCACCGACTGGGCCATTTCGCGGAAGCGCATTCGGGAATCGATCTCCGCGTCTCGGCAACGATGCATCACGTCGATTTTGCGCGTGAGGAGGTCGATCTTGCGGTCCGCCATGGCGATGGAAACTGGCCGGGCCTCGATGCCACAAGGCTCTGCACGGAACGGCTCTTCGCCGTGTGCAGTCCCAAGCTGCTGTCGGGACGCCGCCGCATCGGCGGGGTCGCGGATATCCTGAGATTTCCCCTGATCCACCTCGACAGCAGATCCGACTGGGCAAATTGGCTACGTGGCGTCGGCATTGACGACGCTGATGTCACGCATGGTCCGGTGCTCAATCGTGCCAGCATGGTCATCGATGCCGCAATCAACGGCCAGGGCATCGCCCTGGCCCGCACGACATTAGGCGCCTGGGACCTGATCAATGGACGGCTGGCGCTGCCCTTCCCGGAGTCGGTGCCATTGTCGAAGAGCTATTGGATCGTCTGCCCCAAGGCGACCGCGTCACTTCCGAAGATTGCGACATTTCGTGACTGGCTGCTCGCGGAGGCGTCGAGCGACCTGCGCCTGCTTAAATCCGTCACCGGGACACCAAAAGCAGCAAGGCGGCGATAG
- a CDS encoding sulfite exporter TauE/SafE family protein — protein sequence MDGPVFALFAFAALAGGFVSGFSGFAMGLVVSGVWLHIITPMQTATLIAGYGLLTQGYGIFKLRHVLDLRQAWPLALGTVIGIPIGVSILAYLNPSYLRFGVGLLLVLYAIYGLTKPVFAPVKIGVGADIAIGVSNGLLGGLTGLGGVISTISCQWRGWPKDVQRAVFQPVLFVAFVAR from the coding sequence ATGGATGGACCTGTCTTCGCTCTCTTCGCATTTGCCGCGCTCGCGGGCGGCTTCGTCAGCGGCTTTTCCGGATTCGCCATGGGCCTCGTGGTGTCGGGCGTATGGCTGCACATCATCACGCCGATGCAGACCGCTACCTTGATCGCAGGCTACGGCTTGCTCACGCAGGGTTACGGCATCTTCAAGCTGCGACATGTCCTCGACCTTCGGCAGGCTTGGCCGCTCGCGCTCGGAACTGTCATCGGCATCCCGATCGGCGTCAGCATTCTCGCTTACCTGAACCCCAGCTACCTCCGATTTGGTGTGGGGCTCCTGCTGGTGCTCTACGCAATCTATGGCCTGACGAAGCCCGTATTCGCTCCGGTAAAGATCGGAGTCGGAGCCGATATCGCCATTGGCGTCTCCAACGGCTTGCTTGGCGGCCTGACTGGGCTCGGCGGCGTGATCTCGACGATTTCCTGCCAATGGCGCGGCTGGCCCAAGGACGTGCAGCGCGCGGTGTTTCAGCCAGTGCTGTTCGTGGCGTTCGTTGCACGCTGA
- a CDS encoding superoxide dismutase gives MRYEAKPMPFDPKSISGISEKVLISHYENNYGGAVKRLNAIGAQLAELDFAKAPNFLINGLKREELIATNSMILHEIYFDGLGGSERPSGALADAIARDFGSIERWRTEFAAMGKAEGGGSGWVILAYSPRDGRLINQWAADHTTTLAGGRPVLVLDMYEHAYHMDFGAAAARYVDVYMEAIRWENAAKLYDRYAGES, from the coding sequence ATGCGTTACGAAGCCAAGCCGATGCCGTTCGATCCGAAATCGATCAGCGGCATCTCCGAAAAGGTTCTTATCAGCCACTACGAGAACAACTACGGCGGAGCCGTGAAGCGGCTCAACGCGATTGGCGCGCAGCTCGCAGAGCTCGATTTCGCCAAGGCGCCGAACTTTCTCATCAACGGCCTGAAGCGCGAGGAGTTGATCGCAACGAACTCGATGATCCTGCACGAGATCTACTTCGACGGTCTTGGTGGATCTGAGCGGCCGAGCGGCGCTCTCGCCGATGCGATTGCGCGCGACTTTGGCAGCATCGAGCGCTGGCGTACGGAATTCGCAGCCATGGGCAAGGCCGAAGGCGGCGGCTCGGGGTGGGTGATCCTTGCCTATTCACCCCGTGACGGGCGGCTCATCAATCAATGGGCCGCAGATCATACCACAACGCTCGCCGGCGGTCGGCCGGTGCTGGTGCTCGACATGTATGAGCACGCCTATCACATGGATTTCGGCGCTGCCGCCGCCCGCTATGTCGACGTCTACATGGAGGCCATTCGCTGGGAGAACGCCGCCAAATTGTACGATCGATACGCCGGGGAATCCTGA